A single genomic interval of Littorina saxatilis isolate snail1 linkage group LG17, US_GU_Lsax_2.0, whole genome shotgun sequence harbors:
- the LOC138953955 gene encoding uncharacterized protein, whose amino-acid sequence MRALFVAIFVCFQLSVVLATTAAPNTCSAGCTCSDEESDVSSVTKQEGLAAAVGAMTPLVVGGAGLGLYKLLKGAGSSLSGPHGPPEMSSPRGLPKRDSIPSFKGSPSSHHGMRRGSTPVSMFGEDDDLSFDESWKGGRPDTTSIYTNIHRPSKADGVNRWL is encoded by the exons ATGAGGGCTTTGTTCGTGGCAATCTTTGTGTGCTTTCAACTGAGCGTCGTCCTAGCAACGACTGCGGCACCCAAT ACTTGCAGTGCCGGGTGCACGTGCAGTGACGAGGAGAGTGACGTCAGCAGCGTGACGAAACAAGAGGGGCTGGCGGCGGCGGTAGGGGCTATGACCCCCTTGGTGGTGGGAGGGGCGGGTCTGGGGCTCTACAAGCTGCTCAAGGGGGCTGGTTCGAGTCTCTCCGGGCCTCATGGACCCCCGGAGATGTCCTCGCCCAG GGGCCTGCCGAAGCGGGATTCGATCCCGAGCTTCAAGGGCTCACCGTCGTCTCACCACGGCATGAGGCGCGGCTCCACCCCCGTGTCCATGTTCGGCGAGGACGACGATCTGAGCTTTGACGAGTCGTGGAAAGGGGGCCGCCCTGACACCACCTCCATCTACACCAACATCCACCGCCCCTCCAAGGCTGACGGCGTCAATCGCTGGCTGTAG